From Tripterygium wilfordii isolate XIE 37 chromosome 13, ASM1340144v1, whole genome shotgun sequence, the proteins below share one genomic window:
- the LOC120013097 gene encoding glucomannan 4-beta-mannosyltransferase 9 encodes MERLSSTNLLPETFQGARDDLSMQLSIIWGQIKAPLIVPLLRVAVVICLAMSLMLFVERVYMGIVIVLIKIFGRKPEKKYKWEPVKDDIEIGNSAYPMVLVQIPMYNEREVYQLSIGAACGLSWPSDRIIIQVLDDSTDPTIKDLVELECQRWASKGINIKYEVRDNRNGYKAGALKEGMKRSYVKNCDFVAILDADFQPEPDFLWRTIPFLVHNPQLGLVQARWKFVNSDECLMTRMQEMSLDYHFTVEQEVGSSTHAFFGFNGTAGVWRISALNEAGGWKDRTTVEDMDLAVRASLKGWKFLYLGALKVKNELPSTFKAYRYQQHRWSCGPANLFRKMVMEIILNKKVTLWKKIHVIYSFFLVRKIIAHLVTFFFYCVVLPATVLVPEVEVPKWGSVYIPSIITILNAVGTPRSLHLMVFWILFENVMSLHRSKATLVGLLEAARVNEWIVTEKLGDALKSKAATKAPKKPRFRFGERLHMLELGVGAYLFFIGCYDVVFGKNHYYFYLYVQAFAFFIMGFGYVGTFVPNSH; translated from the exons ATGGAGAGGCTATCTTCAACAAATCTTCTTCCCGAAACATTTCAGGGAGCCAGAGACGACTTATCAATGCAATTATCAATCATTTGGGGTCAGATCAAAGCCCCATTGATTGTGCCTCTCCTGAGGGTTGCAGTTGTAATATGTCTCGCGATGTCTTTGATGCTCTTCGTTGAGAGAGTTTATATGGGCATTGTCATTGTTTTGATCAAGATTTTTGGTcgaaaaccagagaagaaatacAAGTGGGAGCCCGTAAAAGATGACATTGAGATTGGTAACTCTGCTTACCCGATGGTTCTGGTTCAAATTCCAATGTACAATGAACGAGAG GTTTATCAGCTTTCAATTGGAGCGGCATGTGGTCTGTCCTGGCCTTCCGACAGAATCATAATTCAAGTCCTTGATGATTCAACAGACCCAACTATCAAG GATCTGGTGGAGCTGGAGTGTCAAAGATGGGCAAGCAAAGGAATTAACATAAAGTACGAAGTGAGAGATAACAGGAATGGCTACAAAGCAGGGGCTTTGAAGGAAGGGATGAAGCGGAGCTACGTTAAAAACTGCGATTTTGTTGCCATTCTTGACGCAGATTTCCAACCTGAGCCTGATTTTCTGTGGCGCACCATTCCTTTCCTTGTTCACAACCCTCAATTGGGTCTGGTTCAGGCTCGCTGGAAGTTCG TGAATTCGGATGAGTGCTTGATGACAAGAATGCAAGAGATGTCACTTGATTACCATTTTACTGTGGAACAAGAAGTAGGGTCCTCCACACATGCCTTCTTCGGCTTCAATG GGACAGCCGGTGTATGGAGAATATCTGCACTCAATGAGGCTGGAGGATGGAAGGACCGGACCACTGTGGAGGATATGGATCTTGCGGTCCGAGCCAGTCTCAAAGGATGGAAATTTCTCTACCTTGGCGCTCTCAAG GTGAAAAATGAGCTGCCAAGTACATTCAAGGCATACCGATATCAGCAGCACAGATGGTCTTGTGGTCCTGCTAATCTCTTCAGAAAAATGGTTATGGAGATTATACTAAACAAG AAAGTGACATTGTGGAAGAAGATTCATGTTATTTACAGCTTCTTCTTGGTCAGGAAGATCATAGCCCACCTGGTCACATTCTTCTTCTATTGCGTTGTGTTACCGGCGACTGTTTTAGTTCCAGAAGTAGAGGTTCCAAAGTGGGGATCTGTTTACATTCCTTCCATCATTACCATTCTCAATGCAGTTGGTACTCCAAG GTCATTGCATCTTATGGTTTTCTGGATCCTTTTTGAGAATGTAATGTCTCTGCACCGGAGTAAGGCAACTCTGGTTGGCTTGCTAGAGGCTGCTAGAGTGAATGAATGGATTGTCACTGAAAAGCTAGGAGATGCTCTCAAGTCCAAGGCAGCCACAAAAGCACCCAAGAAACCTCGCTTCAGGTTTGGAGAAAG GCTGCATATGTTGGAGCTTGGAGTTGGAGCTTACCTCTTTTTTATCGGCTGCTATGATGTTGTCTTCGGGAAAAACCATTATTACTTTTATCTTTATGTTCAAGCCTTTGCCTTCTTCATCATGGGATTCGGATATGTTGGCACCTTCGTCCCCAACTCTCACTAA
- the LOC120012420 gene encoding uncharacterized protein LOC120012420 produces MVTQDPSRLIYKIGSSPYFKIIVRNKLHFKHGLAVDSIGSRGGLMLLWKEEVDISVLSYSTRHIHVEIKEGSDVFSWNLTCFYGHPEASQRKFSWDLLHFLSGSIQSPWLCVGDFNAISNGGEKVGGRVRCGSLMDDFNNALVDCNLLDLGFRGNKYTWSNRRGCPESFIKERLDRSLATVDWLVKWGSYQVEYINTISSDHSCQYVCWDDRVLRRGAHTKRFRYEPNLGAKEMCKQLVRQQWVRRPSREGGHMALKSLQNNLQQCGPKIQQWMVKERQKYSNTEKVLKRRLDSLVANEDAGKQEEISVVRQQLNELREQEEEVLKNQSKQHWLQAGDQNTSFFRTSMKIRQNLKRIDQIVDEDGGLRSTEVGIAEAFHEYFSNLFSAGNEVQDYSFLDPVTKVVDTEMNEDLCRMVTREDVWDAVRSISNQKAPGPDGFSAGFYHSHWDTVGECVVEAVLEFFASGVMESDVNLTHIALIPKTKEALKVSEFRPISLCNVSYKIISKILANRLGLILHKCVRGNQSAFIRDRLITDNIIVAYEALHSMSLLARSRTSYMAVKLDMSKAYDRVEWHFVQEIMVRLGFSDEWQKWIMQCISSVTYRVLVNGSSTDLIIPTRGIRQGDPLSPLLFVLCTEALSSNLNAAHAAHTFRGFPFGRGRLRVSHLLFADDSLIFCRVKDEDWECIFSILTEYGRVSGQMINYSKTSIFFSRFASPLQKVRMISMIGAVEAKNYDRYLGLPAIVGRSRKSAFLYILDKMRKKVMGWSHRNLSKAGKEVFIKSVLQAIPTYAMQLFQFPKSLCTEVDQILRKVWWGDKSKSTYKAWLSWSKLCESKKNGGMSFRNIEAFNEALLAKQCWRIIINPTSLSSRVLKAKYFPNSDFFKVEKKRNASYLWTSFLNVRYLIEDGLRWRIGNGATVHIWGNNWLPKPIIYNANIEELGIPRTAMVDTLIDWSIGWWNVRLLEELFDVETASMILKQPIGSPYVSDSVYWNGTSNGSYTVRSGYYRAIEIRERPSASCSEPIANPCTTVWTHIWSLNVPPSTRVFLWSAVHEILPTNSLLHHRYILDNPVCPLCRQNNETTLHALWECPSARDVFCVSLRKLQKLNSYFNGSFGQFWNDIRCVLSTQEVSTLAITMRMIWLRRNKFVHEGNFMHPTQIALRGIHTADDFIKAKQSLEVPQPGGISENNQRILEFWRGPPRNVVKSNWDAAIHTQTNRTGMGIVFRDEYGDILASCALVRSTILEPTLAEALACLQAVKLSAELGFTELIFEGDSAVIVNAINGSVPTRAVWSKVIEEIKRLLGYFMSWKVVFVRRTANLAAHSMAKHALLVQDAQVWIEEVPSSVVNIVYAEKLAWERDMQGLGGESV; encoded by the exons ATGGTGACACAAGATCCTTCAAGGCTGATATATAAAATTGGCTCTTCCCCATATTTTAAAAT AATTGTTCGCAATAAACTCCACTTCAAACATGGTTTGGCAGTGGATTCAATAGGTTCTAGGGGTGGTTTGATGTTACTATGGAAGGAAGAGGTGGATATTTCAGTGCTTTCTTATTCTACTCGGCACATTCATGTTGAAATTAAGGAAGGGTCTGATGTTTTTTCGTGGAATTTAACCTGCTTTTATGGTCATCCTGAGGCGTCACAGAGGAAATTTTCATGGGATTTGTTACATTTTCTTTCTGGTTCGATACAATCTCCTTGGTTATGTGTAGGAGATTTTAATGCCATTTCAAATGGTGGAGAGAAAGTGGGGGGTAGGGTCAGATGTGGTTCATTAATGGATGATTTTAATAATGCCTTAGTAGATTGTAACTTGTTAGACTTGGGGTTCAGgggaaataaatatacatggagtAATAGGCGAGGGTGCCCTGAGTCTTTTATTAAGGAACGATTGGATCGTTCTTTGGCTACTGTGGATTGGTTAGTGAAGTGGGGTAGCTACCAAGTTGAGTACATTAATACTATATCATCTGATCACAGCTGTCAATATGTATGTTGGGATGATCGAGTATTACGAAGAGGTGCCCATACTAAGCGATTCCGTTACGAGCCGAACTTAGGAGCCAAGGAAATGTGCAAGCAACTGGTGAGACAACAATGGGTACGTAGACCTAGTAGGGAGGGTGGTCATATGGCTTTGAAAAGTCTGCAGAATAACCTTCAACAATGTGGCCCAAAAATTCAGCAATGGATGGTCAAGGAGAGACAAAAATATAGCAACACAGAAAAAGTCCTGAAGAGAAGATTGGATTCCCTAGTTGCTAATGAAGATGCTGGTAAACAAGAGGAGATATCAGTAGTAAGACAGCAGTTAAATGAATTGCGGGAGCAAGAAGAAGAGGTGCTCAAAAATCAGAGTAAGCAACATTGGTTGCAAGCTGGCGATCAAAATACCAGTTTTTTCCGTACTAGTATGAAAATAAGACAGAATTTGAAGCGAATTGATCAGATAGTTGACGAGGATGGGGGTTTGAGGAGTACAGAGGTGGGTATCGCTGAAGCATTTCATGAATATTTTTCCAATTTGTTCTCGGCAGGTAATGAAGTGCAGGATTACTCTTTTCTGGATCCAGTAACAAAGGTGGTTGATACGGAGATGAATGAAGATTTATGTAGAATGGTTACTAGAGAGGATGTGTGGGATGCTGTACGTAGTATAAGTAATCAAAAAGCTCCAGGCCCGGATGGTTTTTCTGCTGGATTTTATCATAGCCATTGGGATACAGTGGGTGAATGTGTGGTAGAAGCTGTGCTTGAATTTTTTGCTTCTGGAGTTATGGAGTCTGATGTCAACCTTACTCATATTGCTTTGAttcccaaaacaaaagaagcacTCAAGGTATCTGAATTTCGCCCCATCAGTTTATGTAATGTATCATACAAAATTATCTCAAAAATCTTGGCAAACAGATTGGGACTTATATTACATAAATGTGTACGAGGTAATCAGTCTGCTTTTATCAGAGACAGACTAATTACAGATAACATCATTGTGGCCTATGAGGCGTTGCATTCCATGAGTTTATTAGCCCGGAGTAGAACAAGCTATATGGCGGTGAAACTCGATATGAGTAAAGCTTATGACAGGGTGGAATGGCATTTTGTACAAGAGATTATGGTTCGTTTAGGCTTTTCTGATGAATGGCAAAAGTGGATTATGCAATGTATCAGTTCGGTGACATACAGAGTCCTTGTCAATGGTTCTTCTACGGACTTGATTATCCCAACAAGAGGTATTAGGCAGGGTGATCCactctctcctcttctttttgTCTTATGCACGGAAGCCTTGAGTAGTAATTTAAATGCTGCGCATGCTGCTCATACTTTTCGTGGATTCCCATTTGGTAGAGGCAGGCTACGAGTTTCTCACCTGCTTTTTGCCGATGATAGCCTTATTTTTTGCCGTGTCAAAGACGAGGATTGGGAGTGTATTTTCAGTATTCTAACTGAGTATGGAAGAGTCTCGGGTCAAATGATCAACTACAGCAAGACCAGTATTTTTTTCAGCCGATTTGCTTCTCCTCTACAGAAAGTACGGATGATTTCTATGATTGGGGCTGTGGAGGCAAAAAATTATGATAGATATTTGGGGTTGCCGGCAATCGTTGGAAGATCACGAAAGTCGGCCTTTCTTTATATCTTAGATAAAATGAGGAAGAAGGTCATGGGTTGGTCACATAGAAACTTATCCAAGGCAGGTAAAGAAGTTTTTATTAAATCTGTGTTACAAGCTATACCCACGTATGCAATGCAATTATTTCAATTTCCTAAGAGTCTTTGTACTGAGGTGGATCAAATCCTGCGTAAGGTGTGGTGGGGTGATAAATCTAAAAGTACTTATAAAGCTTGGCTTTCTTGGTCTAAACTTTGtgaatcaaagaaaaatggaggGATGAGTTTTAGAAATATTGAGGCGTTCAATGAAGCACTACTGGCGAAACAGTGTTGGAGAATCATTATAAACCCAACCTCGTTATCCAGTCGTGTATTGAAAGCCAAATATTTTCCGAACTCTGATTTCTTTAaggtggagaagaagagaaatgctTCTTACTTGTGGACAAGCTTCTTGAATGTACGATATCTGATAGAAGATGGATTGAGGTGGAGGATAGGGAATGGAGCAACAGTACATATTTGGGGGAATAATTGGTTGCCGAAACCAATTATATATAATGCTAATATAGAAGAGTTAGGCATTCCCAGGACAGCTATGGTGGATACTCTTATAGATTGGTCAATTGGGTGGTGGAATGTTAGACTATTAGAGGAATTGTTTGATGTGGAAACAGCAAGTATGATATTGAAACAACCAATTGGGTCTCCTTATGTTAGTGATTCAGTATATTGGAATGGGACATCCAATGGTTCATACACAGTTAGAAGTGGATATTACCGTGCGATTGAAATAAGAGAAAGACCATCTGCTTCTTGTTCGGAGCCAATAGCAAATCCTTGTACTACGGTTTGGACTCATATATGGTCCTTGAATGTCCCTCCTTCCACGAGGGTTTTTCTTTGGAGTGCAGTCCATGAAATATTGCCTACTAATTCTTTGTTACATCATAGGTATATTCTTGATAACCCGGTTTGTCCATTGTGTAGGCAGAATAATGAAACAACACTCCATGCACTTTGGGAATGCCCTTCGGCAAGAGATGTATTTTGTGTTAGTCTCCGAAAATTACAAAAGCTGAATTCGTACTTCAATGGGTCCTTTGGGCAGTTTTGGAATGATATAAGGTGTGTTCTTTCTACTCAAGAAGTATCTACTTTGGCAATCACAATGCGGATGATCTGGTTAAGGAGAAATAAGTTTGTACATGAAGGGAATTTTATGCATCCTACACAGATAGCCTTGAGAGGCATTCATACAGCTGATGATTTTATTAAAGCTAAACAAAGCTTGGAAGTCCCTCAACCTGGTGGTATTTCGGAGAATAATCAACGGATACTAGAGTTCTGGCGAGGTCCTCCTAGGAATGTCGTTAAATCTAATTGGGATGCTGCTATACATACTCAAACTAATCGTACAGGTATGGGTATTGTATTTAGAGATGAATATGGAGACATTTTGGCCAGTTGTGCATTGGTGAGATCTACTATACTAGAACCGACCTTGGCTGAAGCTTTGGCTTGTTTACAAGCAGTGAAATTGTCTGCTGAGTTGGGCTTTACTGAGTTGATATTTGAAGGTGATTCTGCTGTCATTGTTAATGCAATTAATGGGAGTGTTCCAACCCGTGCTGTATGGAGTAAAGTGATAGAGGAAATCAAGAGATTGCTAGGCTATTTCATGAGTTGGAAGGTTGTCTTTGTGCGACGTACAGCAAATTTGGCTGCTCATTCCATGGCCAAACATGCGCTCCTCGTCCAAGACGCTCAGGTCTGGATTGAGGAAGTTCCTAGCTCGGTTGTGAATATTGTTTATGCAGAGAAGCTAGCTTGGGAAAGAGATATGCAAGGCCTAGGAGGAGAATCAGTATAA
- the LOC120013338 gene encoding uncharacterized protein LOC120013338 — protein MAGKEKIVYHGENSDSEGDDHNHGKEEELDLPLEKLNLGPKKKLIVLSLGGVLCERVCRREKRKIPRNRRADASYGSMLVYKRPHVEEFMKFCLEKFEVGIWSSAREWYMGDALNCIMSGLRGQLVFAWDQDYCNNTGFSTIENDRKPIFLKELDKIWEKKSLSEGKFSASNTLLIDTNPYKALLNPPHTAIFPTEYKVQQVGDDDLGDNGALRVYLDGLANADDVPSYVKEHSFGQPPISATHRDWDFYSKIIRSLGKETVSVSGSGSGS, from the exons ATGGCAGGCAAAGAGAAGATAGTGTACCATGGTGAGAACAGTGACAGTGAAGGAGATGATCATAATCATGGTAAAGAAGAGGAATTGGACCTCCCACTGGAGAAGCTGAATCTGGGTCCTAAAAAGAAGCTTATTGTTCTTTCACTTGGTGGTGTGCTCTGCGAGAGGGTCTGTCGCAGGGAAAAGCGGAAGATTCCAAGAAATCGCCGTGCTGATGCTTCCTATGGAAGCATGTTag TGTACAAAAGGCCTCATGTTGAAGAATTCATGAAATTCTGCCTTGAAAAGTTTGAAGTAGGAATATGGTCTTCTGCAAGGGA ATGGTATATGGGTGACGCTTTGAATTGCATAATGTCTGGGTTGAGGGGGCAATTAGTATTTGCTTGG GACCAAGATTACTGCAATAATACCGGGTTCTCTACCATAGAGAACGATCGTAAGCCAATATTCTTGAAGGAATTGGACAAAATATGGGAAAAGAAGAGTCTATCTGAAGGGAAATTCTCTGCATCAAACACTCTGTTGATCGACACCAATCCATACAAAGCTCTTCTGAATCCG CCTCATACTGCAATCTTTCCAACTGAATACAAGGTGCAACAAGTTGGTGATGATGATTTAG GTGATAACGGTGCTTTGAGGGTTTACTTGGATGGACTGGCGAATGCGGATGATGTGCCGTCTTATGTGAAGGAACACTCGTTCGGGCAGCCGCCGATCTCTGCTACTCATCGCGATTGGGATTTTTATTCCAAAATTATCCGTTCCCTTGGAAAAGAAACTGTTTCTGtttctggttctggttctggGAGTTGA
- the LOC120013098 gene encoding peroxiredoxin-2E, chloroplastic, which produces MAASASLSVSRLLSTTARLPISSARSAASLLPYHKPLSSKSSLSFKPLPRLKPIKFSTKTTSTITAAISVGDKLPEATLSYFDSAGELQTTTISSLTHGKKAILFAVPGAFTPTCSQKHLPGFVEKSAELKSKGVDTIVCISVNDAFVMKAWKENLGINDEVLLLSDGNGDFTKAIGCELDLSDKPIGLGVRSRRYALLAEDGVIKVLNLEEGGAFTFSSAEDLLKVL; this is translated from the coding sequence ATGGCTGCCTCTGCCTCTCTCTCGGTCTCAAGACTCCTCTCCACTACCGCCCGTCTCCCTATTTCCTCCGCCAGGTCCGCCGCCTCTCTCCTCCCCTACCATAAACCACTTTCTTCAAAATCgtctctctccttcaaaccccTTCCCCGTCTCAAACCCATCAAATTCTCCACCAAAACTACCTCCACCATCACCGCCGCTATCTCCGTCGGCGACAAACTCCCTGAAGCCACCCTCTCCTACTTCGATTCCGCCGGAGAGCTCCAGACCACCACAATCTCGTCACTCACTCATGGCAAGAAGGCCATTCTTTTTGCAGTCCCGGGAGCTTTCACCCCGACCTGCTCCCAGAAGCATCTTCCGGGATTCGTGGAGAAATCCGCGGAGCTCAAGTCCAAAGGCGTGGACACCATCGTTTGTATATCTGTCAATGACGCTTTCGTCATGAAAGCCTGGAAGGAAAACCTTGGAATCAATGACGAGGTTCTTTTGTTGTCTGATGGGAACGGGGATTTCACCAAGGCCATTGGATGTGAGCTCGATTTGAGCGATAAGCCTATTGGACTAGGTGTGAGGTCCAGGAGATATGCACTCTTAGCAGAAGATGGAGTCATCAAGGTGCTGAATTTGGAGGAGGGAGGTGCTTTCACTTTCAGTAGCGCCGAGGATTTGCTCAAAGTGCTGTGA